The proteins below are encoded in one region of Pseudomonas putida NBRC 14164:
- the exbB gene encoding tonB-system energizer ExbB, whose translation MTRIQPSASPTPSRAWRAIAALTLSLVLAPVAMADEPTASSAAPAAATAPAAPAAAPAADAQAPAANATAATPADATPPADSNVQALVEDTSLGMAHDLSPWGMYKNADIVVKIVMIGLAIASIITWTIWIAKGFELMGAKRRLRGEIAQLKKSTTLKEASDLSNKEGTLSHTLVHDALEEMRLSANAREKEGIKERVSFRLERLVHASGRTMSSGTGVLATIGSTAPFVGLFGTVWGIMNSFIGIAKTQTTNLAVVAPGIAEALLATALGLVAAIPAVVIYNVFARSIAGYKAQVSDASAQVLLLVSRDLDHQGSERAAPHMVKVG comes from the coding sequence ATGACACGTATTCAACCTTCCGCTTCGCCAACCCCGTCGCGCGCCTGGCGCGCCATCGCCGCGCTGACACTCAGCCTGGTGCTGGCCCCGGTGGCCATGGCCGATGAGCCAACCGCCAGCTCCGCCGCGCCTGCTGCTGCCACTGCCCCGGCCGCACCTGCTGCAGCCCCGGCTGCCGACGCGCAGGCGCCTGCTGCCAACGCCACTGCTGCCACCCCGGCCGATGCAACGCCCCCGGCAGACTCGAACGTTCAAGCCTTGGTAGAAGACACCTCGCTGGGCATGGCCCACGACCTGTCCCCATGGGGCATGTACAAGAACGCCGACATCGTGGTGAAGATCGTCATGATCGGCCTGGCCATCGCCTCCATCATCACCTGGACCATCTGGATCGCCAAAGGCTTCGAGCTGATGGGCGCCAAGCGTCGTCTGCGTGGTGAAATCGCCCAGCTGAAGAAGTCCACCACCCTGAAAGAAGCCAGTGACCTCTCCAACAAGGAAGGCACCCTGTCCCACACCTTGGTCCACGACGCCCTCGAGGAGATGCGCCTGTCGGCCAATGCCCGCGAAAAAGAAGGCATCAAGGAGCGCGTCAGCTTCCGCCTGGAGCGCTTGGTTCACGCCAGCGGTCGCACCATGAGCAGCGGCACCGGCGTACTTGCCACCATCGGTTCCACCGCGCCGTTCGTCGGTCTGTTCGGTACCGTATGGGGCATCATGAACAGCTTCATCGGCATCGCCAAGACCCAGACCACCAACCTGGCCGTAGTTGCCCCAGGTATCGCCGAAGCCCTGCTGGCCACCGCTCTGGGCCTGGTCGCTGCAATCCCGGCTGTAGTCATCTACAACGTCTTCGCCCGCTCTATCGCAGGCTACAAGGCCCAGGTGTCCGACGCCTCCGCCCAGGTACTGCTGCTGGTCAGCCGTGACCTGGACCACCAGGGCAGCGAGCGCGCTGCCCCGCACATGGTGAAAGTGGGGTAA
- a CDS encoding SCP2 sterol-binding domain-containing protein, giving the protein MKFRFLLWAMGLLMARASRNNPAFQQQLKGKDLVFQMQTLDGKVARHFVVNNERISSKGGAHPQPAFAIAFKDAAYGYATMQAGNKQLAFMQGIQDKNIQIKGNPALVMWFQGLMKYLKPKKKG; this is encoded by the coding sequence ATGAAGTTCCGCTTTCTTCTCTGGGCCATGGGGCTTTTGATGGCCAGGGCCAGCCGTAACAACCCGGCATTCCAGCAGCAGCTCAAGGGCAAGGACCTGGTGTTCCAGATGCAGACCCTGGACGGCAAGGTTGCCCGGCACTTCGTCGTCAACAACGAGCGCATCAGCAGCAAGGGCGGCGCACATCCGCAGCCGGCCTTCGCCATCGCCTTCAAGGACGCTGCCTACGGCTACGCCACGATGCAGGCGGGCAACAAGCAGTTGGCGTTCATGCAGGGGATTCAGGACAAGAACATCCAGATCAAGGGCAACCCGGCCCTGGTGATGTGGTTCCAGGGGCTGATGAAGTACCTGAAACCGAAGAAGAAAGGCTGA
- a CDS encoding aminoacyl-tRNA deacylase and HDOD domain-containing protein encodes MTEVALDTATPHAPSVIKLLLDKLGVVYREVVEHPQLPAASRVQAVLLDDEVGALMVLFPQSQLLDLSRLAELTGRKLTAVSVPRLKQMLDKHHLKALPGIPALTSSPCQYEKSLLSAETVYIQSGESGLLLEIERAHFKRMLAKASESSFGQEIEAISPNLDRPHDDTQEITDAVQAFTARRIQKRLEETIEIPPLADTAQKIIKLRVDPNASIDDITGVVETDPALAAQVVSWAASPYYASPGKIRSVEDAIVRVLGFDLVINLALGLALGKTLSLPKDQPQQATPYWQQSIYTAAIIEGLTRAMPRAERPEAGLTYLAGLLHNFGYLLLAHVFPPHFSLICRHLEVNPHLNHTYVEQHLLGINREQIGAWLMKLWDMPEELSTALRFQHDPAYDGEYSAFPNLVCLATRLLRSRGIGSGPQEEIPDELLERLGITREKAEDVVNKVLEAETLLRELASQFQAPH; translated from the coding sequence ATGACTGAAGTTGCCCTGGACACCGCAACCCCACACGCCCCCTCTGTCATCAAGCTGCTGCTCGACAAGCTCGGCGTGGTCTACCGCGAGGTCGTCGAACACCCGCAGCTGCCTGCGGCTTCGCGGGTACAGGCGGTGCTTCTCGACGACGAGGTCGGCGCCCTCATGGTGCTGTTCCCGCAGAGCCAACTGCTGGACCTCAGCCGCCTGGCCGAGCTGACCGGGCGCAAGCTGACCGCAGTGTCGGTACCACGCCTCAAGCAAATGCTCGACAAACACCATCTCAAGGCCCTGCCCGGCATTCCCGCCCTGACCAGCTCACCGTGCCAGTACGAAAAGAGCCTGCTCAGCGCCGAGACCGTGTACATCCAGTCTGGCGAAAGCGGGCTGCTGCTGGAGATCGAGCGCGCCCACTTCAAGCGCATGCTGGCCAAGGCCAGCGAAAGCAGCTTCGGCCAGGAGATCGAGGCCATCAGCCCCAACCTCGACCGCCCCCATGACGACACCCAGGAAATCACCGATGCCGTTCAGGCCTTCACCGCCCGCCGCATCCAGAAACGCCTGGAAGAAACCATCGAGATTCCGCCACTGGCCGATACCGCGCAGAAGATCATCAAGCTGCGGGTAGACCCCAACGCGAGCATCGATGACATCACCGGCGTGGTCGAAACCGACCCGGCGCTGGCGGCACAGGTGGTGAGCTGGGCCGCGTCGCCCTACTACGCTTCGCCGGGCAAGATCCGCTCGGTAGAAGACGCCATCGTGCGCGTGCTGGGCTTCGACCTGGTGATCAACCTGGCCCTGGGCCTGGCGCTGGGCAAGACCTTGAGCCTGCCGAAAGACCAGCCGCAGCAGGCCACACCCTACTGGCAGCAGTCGATCTACACTGCCGCGATCATCGAAGGCCTGACCCGCGCCATGCCTCGGGCAGAACGCCCCGAAGCCGGTCTGACCTACCTGGCCGGGCTGCTGCACAACTTCGGCTACCTGCTGCTGGCGCACGTGTTCCCGCCACATTTCTCGCTGATTTGCCGCCATCTGGAGGTGAACCCGCACCTGAACCACACCTACGTGGAACAGCACCTGCTGGGCATCAACCGCGAACAGATCGGTGCCTGGCTGATGAAGCTGTGGGACATGCCCGAAGAGCTGTCGACCGCGCTGCGCTTCCAGCACGACCCGGCCTACGATGGCGAGTACTCGGCGTTCCCCAACCTGGTGTGCCTGGCCACCCGCCTGTTGCGCTCGCGGGGGATTGGCTCCGGGCCGCAGGAAGAGATTCCTGACGAGTTGTTGGAGCGCCTTGGGATTACCAGGGAAAAGGCTGAGGATGTGGTGAACAAGGTGCTTGAGGCCGAGACCCTGCTGCGCGAACTGGCTTCGCAGTTTCAAGCACCGCACTGA
- the exbD gene encoding TonB system transport protein ExbD: MGLHLNEGGDDLAENHEINVTPFIDVMLVLLIIFMVAAPLATVDIKVDLPASTAKPAPRPEKPVFVSVKADQKLYVGDDQVAAPDQLGPMLDAKTKGDKETTIFFQADKGVDYGDLMEVMNNMRAAGYLKVGLVGLETAAKK, from the coding sequence ATGGGCCTGCATCTCAACGAAGGTGGCGACGACCTCGCCGAAAACCACGAAATCAACGTTACGCCGTTCATCGACGTGATGTTGGTGCTGCTGATCATCTTCATGGTCGCGGCCCCCTTGGCCACGGTCGACATCAAGGTCGACCTGCCCGCTTCAACCGCCAAACCGGCGCCGAGGCCCGAGAAACCGGTGTTCGTCAGCGTCAAGGCCGACCAGAAACTGTACGTCGGCGACGATCAGGTTGCTGCGCCCGACCAGCTTGGCCCGATGCTCGACGCCAAGACCAAGGGTGACAAGGAAACCACCATCTTCTTCCAGGCTGACAAAGGCGTGGATTACGGCGACCTGATGGAAGTGATGAACAACATGCGTGCGGCCGGCTACCTCAAGGTCGGTCTGGTAGGTCTCGAGACGGCAGCCAAGAAATGA
- a CDS encoding energy transducer TonB, with translation MTKTRSNMARYGGSLAIVLGVHVVAVLLTLNWSVPQAIELPPAAMMVELAPLPEPAPPPPPKAAPQPPAPVEEPPLPKLAEAPKPKIAIPKPPKPKAKPQPPKPEKKPEPPKEAPPTEQTVDAPPSNTPPQKSAAPAPSIASNSNALPTWQSDLLRHLAKYKRYPEDARRRGLQGINRLRFVVDAEGKVVSYSMAGGSGSAALDRATLEMIRRAGTVPKPPPELLNNGTIEVVAPFVYSLDRR, from the coding sequence ATGACGAAAACGCGCTCAAACATGGCGCGCTACGGTGGCAGCCTGGCGATCGTGCTGGGCGTGCACGTGGTCGCCGTGCTGCTGACGCTCAACTGGTCGGTGCCCCAGGCCATCGAACTGCCCCCGGCAGCGATGATGGTCGAGCTGGCACCGTTACCGGAGCCAGCGCCACCACCGCCACCGAAAGCGGCGCCACAGCCACCGGCACCGGTCGAAGAACCGCCACTGCCCAAGCTGGCCGAAGCCCCCAAGCCCAAGATCGCCATCCCCAAGCCGCCCAAGCCGAAGGCCAAGCCCCAGCCGCCGAAGCCCGAGAAAAAGCCTGAGCCGCCTAAGGAAGCGCCACCCACCGAGCAAACGGTAGACGCACCGCCAAGCAACACGCCACCGCAGAAGTCCGCTGCACCGGCGCCGAGCATTGCGTCCAACAGCAACGCCCTGCCAACCTGGCAGAGCGACCTGCTGCGCCACCTGGCGAAGTACAAGCGTTACCCGGAAGACGCGCGCCGTCGCGGCCTGCAAGGCATCAACCGCCTGCGCTTCGTGGTCGACGCCGAAGGCAAGGTGGTGTCGTACTCCATGGCAGGTGGTTCGGGCAGTGCTGCACTGGACCGGGCGACCCTGGAAATGATCCGTCGGGCCGGCACGGTACCCAAGCCGCCACCCGAGTTGCTGAATAATGGCACGATCGAAGTCGTGGCACCGTTCGTCTACTCGCTGGACCGCCGCTAA
- the recG gene encoding ATP-dependent DNA helicase RecG — protein MSELSKVPVTVLKGVGEAMAEKLAKVGLENLQDVLFHLPLRYQDRTRVVPIGQLRPGQDAVIEGVVSGTDVTMGKRRSLVVRLGDGSGVLTLRFYHFSNAQKEGLKRGTHLRCYGEARPGASGLEIYHPEYRALNGDEPPPPVEQTLTPIYPSTEGLTQQRLRLLCQQSLGLLGPRSLPDWLPDELARDYQLAPLDDAIRYLHNPPADADLDELAEGQHWAQHRLAFEELLTHQLSQQRLRESLRSLRAPVLPKATRLQAQYLANLGFQPTGAQQRVANEIAYDLSQHEPMMRLVQGDVGAGKTVVAALAALQGLEAGYQVALMAPTEILAEQHFITFKRWLEPLGIEVAWLAGKLKGKARASALEQIANGAPMVVGTHALFQEEVKFKHLALAIIDEQHRFGVQQRLALRKKGVAGQLCPHQLIMTATPIPRTLAMSAYADLDTSVLDELPPGRTPVNTVLVADSRRFEVVERVRAACAEGRQAYWVCTLIEESEELTCQAAESTYEELGSALGELRVGLIHGRMKPAEKAEIMAQFKAGELQLLVATTVIEVGVDVPNASLMIIENPERLGLAQLHQLRGRVGRGSAVSHCVLLYHPPLSQIGRERLGIMRETNDGFIIAEKDLELRGPGEMLGTRQTGLLQFKVADLMRDADLLPAVRDAAQALVARWPDHVSPLLDRWLRHGQQYGQV, from the coding sequence ATGAGTGAGCTGTCGAAGGTCCCGGTCACGGTACTCAAGGGTGTTGGCGAGGCCATGGCGGAAAAACTCGCCAAGGTTGGCCTGGAGAACCTGCAGGACGTGCTGTTCCACCTGCCCCTGCGCTACCAGGACCGCACCCGCGTGGTGCCGATCGGCCAACTGCGCCCCGGCCAGGATGCGGTTATCGAAGGTGTGGTCAGTGGTACCGACGTGACCATGGGCAAGCGCCGCAGCCTGGTGGTACGCCTGGGCGACGGCAGCGGCGTGCTGACCTTGCGCTTCTACCACTTCAGCAACGCGCAGAAGGAAGGCCTGAAACGTGGCACCCACCTGCGCTGCTACGGCGAAGCCCGCCCCGGTGCCTCGGGCCTGGAAATCTACCACCCGGAGTACCGCGCGCTGAACGGCGACGAGCCGCCGCCACCGGTCGAACAGACCCTGACGCCGATCTACCCGTCCACCGAAGGCCTCACCCAGCAACGCCTGCGCCTGTTGTGCCAGCAGAGCCTGGGCCTGCTTGGCCCGCGCAGCCTGCCCGACTGGCTGCCTGACGAGCTGGCCCGGGACTACCAATTGGCGCCGCTGGACGATGCCATCCGTTACCTGCACAACCCGCCCGCCGACGCCGACCTCGACGAACTTGCCGAAGGCCAGCACTGGGCCCAGCACCGCCTGGCCTTCGAAGAACTGCTGACCCACCAGCTGTCGCAGCAACGCCTGCGCGAGAGCCTGCGCAGCCTGCGGGCGCCCGTGCTGCCCAAGGCCACGCGCCTGCAGGCGCAGTACCTGGCCAACCTGGGCTTTCAGCCGACCGGCGCACAGCAGCGGGTGGCCAACGAAATTGCCTACGACCTCAGCCAGCACGAGCCGATGATGCGCCTGGTGCAGGGCGATGTCGGTGCCGGCAAGACCGTGGTCGCCGCACTGGCAGCCCTGCAAGGGCTGGAAGCCGGCTATCAGGTGGCGCTGATGGCGCCCACCGAGATCCTCGCCGAACAGCACTTCATCACCTTCAAGCGCTGGCTCGAGCCGCTGGGCATTGAAGTGGCCTGGCTGGCCGGCAAGCTCAAGGGCAAGGCCCGGGCCAGCGCCCTGGAGCAGATTGCCAACGGTGCGCCGATGGTGGTCGGCACCCACGCGCTGTTCCAGGAAGAAGTGAAGTTCAAGCACCTGGCCCTGGCGATCATTGACGAACAGCACCGTTTTGGCGTGCAGCAACGTCTGGCCCTGCGCAAGAAAGGCGTAGCCGGCCAGTTGTGCCCGCACCAGCTGATCATGACCGCCACGCCTATTCCGCGCACCCTGGCCATGAGTGCTTACGCCGATCTGGACACCTCGGTGCTCGACGAGTTGCCGCCTGGGCGCACCCCGGTAAACACCGTGCTGGTAGCCGACAGCCGACGCTTCGAAGTGGTCGAAAGGGTTCGCGCAGCCTGCGCCGAGGGGCGCCAGGCCTACTGGGTGTGCACCCTGATCGAAGAATCCGAAGAGCTGACCTGCCAGGCCGCCGAAAGCACGTATGAAGAACTCGGCAGCGCCTTGGGCGAACTGCGTGTGGGCCTGATCCACGGCCGTATGAAGCCGGCTGAAAAAGCCGAAATCATGGCGCAGTTCAAGGCCGGTGAATTGCAGCTGCTGGTCGCGACCACCGTCATCGAAGTAGGCGTGGACGTACCCAACGCCAGCCTGATGATCATCGAAAACCCCGAACGCCTGGGCCTGGCCCAGTTGCACCAGCTGCGCGGCCGGGTTGGCCGGGGCAGTGCCGTCAGCCATTGCGTGCTGTTGTACCACCCGCCGCTGTCGCAGATCGGCCGCGAACGCTTAGGGATCATGCGCGAGACCAACGACGGCTTCATCATTGCCGAGAAAGACCTCGAACTACGCGGCCCAGGCGAAATGCTGGGGACACGCCAGACCGGCCTGCTGCAATTCAAGGTCGCCGACCTGATGCGCGATGCCGACCTTTTACCGGCTGTGCGCGATGCCGCCCAGGCCCTGGTGGCCCGCTGGCCGGACCATGTCAGCCCGCTGCTCGACCGCTGGCTGCGCCATGGCCAGCAATATGGCCAAGTGTGA
- a CDS encoding hydrogen peroxide-inducible genes activator produces the protein MTLTELRYIVTLAQEQHFGHAAERCHVSQPTLSVGVKKLEDELGVLIFERSKSAVRLTPVGESIVAQAQKVLEQAQGIRELAQAGKNQLTAPLKVGAIYTVGPYLFPHLIPQLHRVAPQMPLYIEENFTHVLREKLRNGELDAVIIALPFNEADVLTLPLYDEPFCALMPADHPWTAKKTIDTAMLNDKSLLLLGEGHCFRDQVLEACPTLNKGGEGARHTTVESSSLETIRHMVASGLGVSILPLSAVHSHHYAPGIIEVRPLTAPAPFRTVAIAWRASFPRPKAIEILADSIRLCSVAKAPAEQPA, from the coding sequence ATGACCCTCACCGAATTACGCTACATCGTCACACTCGCCCAGGAACAGCACTTCGGCCATGCCGCCGAACGCTGCCACGTGAGCCAGCCGACCCTGTCGGTCGGTGTGAAGAAGCTCGAGGACGAGCTTGGCGTTCTGATCTTCGAGCGCAGCAAAAGCGCGGTACGCCTGACCCCGGTCGGCGAAAGCATCGTCGCCCAGGCGCAGAAGGTACTGGAGCAGGCCCAAGGCATTCGCGAACTGGCCCAGGCTGGCAAGAACCAGCTGACCGCCCCGCTCAAGGTCGGTGCCATCTACACCGTCGGCCCCTACCTGTTCCCGCACCTGATCCCGCAACTGCACCGCGTAGCGCCGCAGATGCCGCTGTACATCGAAGAAAACTTCACCCACGTGCTACGTGAAAAGCTGCGTAACGGCGAGCTGGATGCAGTGATCATCGCCCTGCCGTTCAACGAAGCCGATGTGCTGACCCTGCCGCTGTACGATGAGCCGTTCTGCGCCCTGATGCCCGCCGACCACCCATGGACGGCAAAAAAGACCATCGACACCGCCATGCTCAACGACAAGAGCCTGTTGCTGCTCGGTGAGGGCCACTGTTTCCGCGACCAGGTACTGGAAGCCTGCCCGACCCTGAACAAGGGCGGCGAAGGCGCCAGGCACACCACGGTCGAATCCAGCTCGCTGGAAACCATTCGCCACATGGTGGCCTCGGGCCTTGGCGTGTCGATCCTGCCGCTGTCGGCGGTGCACAGCCATCATTACGCCCCAGGCATTATCGAAGTGCGCCCACTGACTGCACCGGCACCGTTCCGTACCGTGGCCATCGCCTGGCGCGCCAGCTTCCCGCGGCCGAAGGCCATCGAGATCCTCGCCGACTCGATCCGCCTGTGCTCGGTCGCCAAAGCCCCTGCGGAACAACCGGCCTGA
- a CDS encoding HU family DNA-binding protein, with protein MRKPELAAVIADKADLTKEKANQVLNAILDSITGALDKDTVTLVGFGTFEKRHRGARTGKNPQTGEPVKIKASNTVAFKPGKNLKDSVNPPAAPAKAAKKK; from the coding sequence ATGCGCAAACCAGAACTCGCCGCCGTCATCGCCGATAAGGCTGATCTGACCAAGGAAAAGGCCAATCAGGTGTTGAACGCGATTCTCGACAGCATTACCGGTGCCCTGGACAAGGACACGGTGACCCTGGTCGGTTTCGGCACCTTCGAAAAACGTCATCGCGGCGCGCGTACCGGTAAAAACCCGCAAACGGGTGAGCCGGTAAAGATCAAAGCCAGCAATACCGTGGCCTTCAAGCCAGGCAAGAACCTCAAGGACAGCGTCAATCCACCGGCCGCGCCAGCCAAGGCCGCCAAGAAAAAGTAA